Proteins from one Vibrio pomeroyi genomic window:
- a CDS encoding PACE efflux transporter produces MSTLERLFHSVLFEVLAVTLSIVGLAIFTDHDVNALSGTMIVVATIAMMWNYCFNRIFDRYFTGEKSKRSLKLRIFHVVLFEAGLLIATIPVMAYLLNVGIWQAFLMDIGVTIFITIYAFVFNLIYDHVRAFWVRRTDLAVQ; encoded by the coding sequence ATGAGTACGTTAGAAAGGTTGTTCCACTCAGTGTTATTCGAAGTTTTGGCCGTAACGCTTTCAATTGTCGGTTTGGCGATATTTACCGATCACGATGTGAATGCCTTATCAGGAACCATGATAGTTGTCGCGACCATCGCGATGATGTGGAACTACTGTTTCAATCGCATTTTTGATCGCTACTTCACGGGTGAAAAATCTAAGCGTTCGCTGAAATTGCGTATTTTTCACGTGGTGCTGTTCGAAGCTGGTCTGTTGATAGCGACTATCCCTGTGATGGCTTACCTGCTTAACGTGGGTATATGGCAGGCGTTCTTAATGGATATCGGCGTGACCATTTTTATTACCATTTACGCGTTTGTATTCAACCTTATTTACGATCATGTTCGAGCATTCTGGGTGCGCAGAACGGATCTGGCAGTTCAGTAA
- a CDS encoding amidohydrolase family protein translates to MKNAGLKLSVVALSCSFALSANAASTLFTNVDVFNGTENKLYEDHHVLVEDNLIKQISASPIEAGEAEVIDGTGKTLMPGLIEGHGHLLLNGGNLSDHENNRTIEELAARATVNANAAFQSGFTTWRDAGGLNTGLRKTIDSGMLPGPRLYTSGAFIGPTGSHADFSNLTTANQHFFGSTTSMARNSVSFNADGITEIKAAARQNFKQGNTQIKIMSSGGVASSFDPWQLNAMSTEEIEAAVEIADAYGSYVMSHAYSKKAIMRNLDAGVKTIEHGFMFDGDIADKMEDKDAYITTNMTAFSPYLTQIEAINSNPASKRKAESATKAFKDYISNVNKYQPKWGFHTDCVGDVVSCIKQTDHTIYLAGKELGNFFTLKGMTSVNGEIVKLSGVMDPYPEGKLGVIEAGAYADIIIVEGNPLEDVTVIGANEKWFDAEPRSPEIDTIKVIMKDGKVYKNTL, encoded by the coding sequence ATGAAAAATGCAGGCTTAAAGCTATCTGTTGTTGCTCTTTCGTGTTCATTTGCTCTTTCTGCAAATGCAGCATCAACGCTATTTACTAACGTAGATGTGTTCAACGGTACGGAAAACAAATTGTACGAAGACCATCATGTATTGGTTGAAGACAATCTTATCAAACAAATCTCTGCAAGCCCGATCGAGGCTGGTGAAGCTGAAGTGATTGATGGCACGGGCAAAACGTTAATGCCAGGTTTAATCGAAGGACACGGACACTTACTGCTGAACGGCGGTAACCTTAGCGACCACGAAAACAACCGTACGATTGAAGAACTGGCCGCTCGTGCGACAGTCAACGCTAATGCAGCTTTCCAATCAGGCTTTACTACATGGCGTGATGCTGGTGGTTTAAACACAGGCTTACGTAAAACGATCGACTCAGGCATGTTGCCGGGGCCAAGACTCTACACATCAGGCGCGTTTATTGGCCCAACAGGTTCACACGCCGATTTCAGTAACCTAACCACGGCTAACCAACACTTCTTCGGTTCAACGACTAGTATGGCTCGCAATAGCGTGAGCTTTAATGCGGACGGTATTACCGAAATCAAAGCCGCTGCACGCCAAAACTTCAAGCAAGGTAATACTCAGATTAAGATCATGTCCTCGGGTGGTGTGGCCTCATCATTTGACCCTTGGCAACTGAATGCGATGTCCACGGAAGAGATTGAAGCTGCGGTGGAAATTGCCGATGCGTACGGTTCTTACGTGATGTCTCATGCCTACAGCAAAAAAGCGATCATGCGTAACCTGGATGCAGGCGTTAAAACAATCGAGCACGGTTTCATGTTTGATGGTGATATTGCCGACAAGATGGAAGACAAAGATGCTTACATCACAACCAACATGACTGCATTCTCGCCTTACTTAACACAGATCGAAGCGATCAACTCGAACCCTGCATCTAAGCGTAAAGCGGAATCTGCAACCAAAGCATTCAAAGACTACATCTCGAATGTAAACAAATACCAACCTAAATGGGGCTTCCACACTGACTGTGTTGGTGACGTGGTTTCTTGTATTAAGCAAACCGACCACACGATCTACCTTGCGGGTAAAGAGCTTGGTAATTTCTTCACTCTGAAAGGCATGACATCAGTAAACGGTGAAATCGTTAAGTTGTCCGGTGTGATGGACCCATATCCAGAGGGTAAGTTGGGCGTGATTGAAGCGGGTGCATACGCCGATATCATCATTGTAGAAGGCAACCCACTTGAAGACGTAACAGTGATTGGTGCAAACGAAAAATGGTTTGACGCAGAGCCGCGTAGCCCTGAAATCGATACCATCAAAGTCATCATGAAAGATGGCAAAGTCTACAAAAACACGCTGTAA
- a CDS encoding thiamine-phosphate diphosphorylase — translation MGKERNKREYDLRVLNCVSESEYESRMAVWNSLALTATPSASETKGFIDESFNKLQQDLKDASRELSINYTDFIAMAHEEINYIRIFVADKTAQYGWYAAIVLMIIGTVALCIQ, via the coding sequence ATGGGTAAAGAGCGTAACAAACGAGAGTATGATTTACGCGTACTTAATTGTGTCAGTGAAAGCGAATATGAATCGCGTATGGCTGTTTGGAATAGCCTAGCGTTAACTGCTACTCCGTCTGCTTCGGAAACAAAAGGCTTCATCGATGAGTCTTTCAACAAGCTTCAGCAAGACCTGAAAGACGCTAGCCGTGAGTTATCGATTAACTACACCGACTTCATCGCAATGGCGCACGAAGAGATCAACTACATTAGGATTTTCGTTGCTGATAAAACTGCGCAATACGGCTGGTACGCTGCGATCGTTCTTATGATCATCGGCACCGTTGCTTTGTGTATTCAGTAA
- the thiM gene encoding hydroxyethylthiazole kinase: protein MLTEQIIQSLRAVREQKPLVVNITNYVVMNNTANALLAIGASPIMAHSQQELAEMMSFSGALVINIGTLDSVWTPRMCFAVEQANANNKVVVLDPVGCGASTLRTETSREIARLADKLIIRGNASEIIALAGEQAQSKGVDALDSSDAALGAAQCLVAEYGANVVISGETDYVVTKDNVVTLSNGHPMMPYVTGMGCTLTALTGAFAAVGDESGLAAAAVLGVVGEIAAENSRGPGSLQMNLLDELYQLDEETLIQRLKIQ, encoded by the coding sequence ATGCTAACTGAACAAATCATCCAATCGCTACGCGCAGTACGAGAGCAAAAACCGTTGGTTGTGAACATCACCAACTACGTCGTGATGAACAACACGGCCAATGCGTTATTGGCGATTGGCGCTTCGCCTATCATGGCGCACTCACAGCAAGAGCTGGCAGAGATGATGTCTTTTTCTGGCGCTTTGGTGATCAACATCGGCACGCTCGACAGTGTTTGGACGCCAAGAATGTGTTTTGCTGTTGAACAAGCGAATGCGAACAACAAGGTGGTGGTTCTTGACCCTGTGGGTTGTGGCGCAAGTACACTGCGCACCGAGACTTCTCGTGAAATCGCACGTTTAGCGGATAAGTTGATCATTCGTGGTAACGCGTCTGAGATTATCGCACTCGCGGGCGAGCAAGCGCAGAGCAAAGGCGTTGATGCGCTAGATAGCAGTGATGCTGCATTAGGTGCTGCACAATGTTTAGTGGCTGAATACGGCGCGAATGTGGTGATTTCTGGTGAGACAGATTACGTTGTCACTAAAGACAACGTGGTGACGTTAAGCAATGGACACCCAATGATGCCGTATGTCACCGGCATGGGTTGTACCTTAACCGCATTGACGGGCGCGTTTGCAGCTGTGGGTGATGAAAGTGGTTTGGCGGCAGCGGCGGTATTGGGCGTGGTTGGTGAAATCGCGGCTGAAAACTCACGCGGGCCGGGTAGCCTACAAATGAACTTGCTGGATGAGTTGTACCAGTTAGACGAAGAGACTCTGATTCAACGTTTGAAGATTCAGTAG
- a CDS encoding helix-turn-helix transcriptional regulator, translating to MSNTPQMTVVDKKEVELFAELFKNIDGEIYTLLRSAKIPNDILTSSDHYEYLPETTIKNVVNIMGESASREEFALFMWSFCKQTYVPRFVAKLSNQDSLESALDQFSEQLKQVSNGAHLYTKQSGGKWWFVREKPFTNAPWFKFAELFSVIFINELLSVLTQGRWKPSEIGIQSGDLDCFQSLPQMGGAQFYTHRPVTAFEIPEEIMLEPIVLPKVALALEPKAPLPSSFLNAFKLVIKPYLTMGKLPISLASEILNIHVRTIQRRLENEGVVYKALIEEMVLEQVLDLLKQPDLSITQVGAKMGYSDSSHFTRAFKRQMNMTPRQYRKEHS from the coding sequence ATGTCCAATACCCCTCAAATGACGGTTGTAGACAAGAAAGAAGTTGAGCTTTTTGCCGAGCTTTTCAAAAATATCGACGGCGAGATCTATACCTTGTTACGCAGTGCCAAAATTCCCAATGACATTCTCACCAGTAGTGATCATTACGAGTACCTCCCTGAGACCACCATTAAAAACGTGGTCAATATCATGGGTGAGTCGGCGTCACGAGAAGAGTTTGCGCTGTTTATGTGGAGCTTTTGCAAACAAACCTATGTTCCTAGGTTTGTTGCTAAGCTGAGCAATCAGGATTCGCTAGAAAGTGCGCTCGACCAATTTTCCGAGCAATTAAAGCAAGTCTCGAATGGCGCGCACCTCTACACCAAGCAGTCTGGTGGCAAATGGTGGTTTGTTCGCGAAAAACCTTTTACGAATGCACCTTGGTTTAAGTTTGCTGAGCTGTTCTCGGTTATTTTTATCAACGAGCTGCTTTCCGTATTGACGCAAGGGCGTTGGAAACCATCGGAAATCGGTATTCAAAGTGGCGACCTCGATTGCTTTCAATCTTTGCCGCAAATGGGTGGTGCTCAGTTTTACACTCATAGGCCAGTTACGGCGTTTGAAATCCCAGAAGAGATCATGCTTGAGCCAATTGTCTTGCCAAAGGTTGCCCTAGCACTAGAACCAAAAGCCCCTTTGCCTAGTTCATTTCTTAATGCCTTCAAGTTAGTGATAAAGCCTTACCTCACCATGGGAAAACTGCCGATTAGCTTGGCATCTGAAATTCTGAATATTCATGTTAGAACCATTCAACGTCGCTTGGAAAACGAAGGGGTGGTGTACAAAGCTTTGATAGAAGAGATGGTGTTGGAACAGGTTTTGGATTTGCTCAAACAACCGGATTTATCGATCACTCAAGTGGGTGCAAAGATGGGCTATTCTGATTCTTCTCATTTCACTCGTGCATTTAAACGACAGATGAACATGACTCCAAGGCAGTACCGAAAAGAACACAGCTAA
- a CDS encoding Solitary outer membrane autotransporter beta-barrel domain has protein sequence MLSPQSISPTSIALLLTGLISSPTYASNEAIQHRLEKIFAVSIALTDSDAVSIGFVDFDPNSFINLNDSGFGSDKTIDTRSQVSVGSIPYSSVIKTDDPDLDLVWSVRGSYALSEQDIEISSDVTSDRRVNPNKDSVLGLYGFFGAQSHLNQHWSIVYGLGTHLLYYRNKYEYKNSYSQAFQSQLDGYALNTSAWALIGEPSVKLKYLQKQEWGSWNVSSRARYFYGTGWGEANDGDIGNPEGLRFINEIEFRQNVALDAWSLKNPQIHYNLRRIDVAGDLTDPLDTHYYYEFGAGLVFDVPYDSYFFDNFGVGINFNYGSSLSGGSLLFLLNN, from the coding sequence ATGCTTTCACCCCAATCGATATCTCCCACTTCTATTGCTTTACTTTTAACAGGCCTTATTTCTTCCCCGACCTATGCATCTAATGAGGCGATTCAACATCGCTTGGAAAAGATATTCGCCGTTTCAATTGCGCTTACAGACAGCGATGCCGTCTCTATTGGTTTTGTGGACTTCGATCCGAACTCATTCATCAACCTAAACGACAGTGGGTTTGGCTCCGATAAAACCATCGACACTCGAAGCCAAGTCAGTGTCGGCTCTATCCCTTATTCTTCCGTGATTAAGACCGATGATCCTGACCTAGATTTGGTTTGGTCGGTGCGCGGGTCTTATGCGCTTTCTGAGCAAGATATTGAGATTTCATCCGATGTCACATCAGACCGTCGAGTTAACCCCAATAAAGACTCAGTATTGGGCCTGTATGGCTTTTTCGGCGCTCAAAGCCATTTAAACCAACATTGGTCTATCGTTTATGGTTTAGGCACTCACTTGCTCTACTACCGCAATAAATACGAATATAAAAACAGTTACTCTCAAGCCTTTCAATCTCAGCTCGACGGATACGCGCTGAACACTTCGGCGTGGGCATTGATTGGCGAGCCGTCGGTGAAACTCAAATACCTGCAGAAACAAGAGTGGGGAAGTTGGAATGTCTCATCAAGAGCGCGTTATTTCTACGGAACAGGCTGGGGGGAAGCCAATGATGGCGATATCGGTAACCCTGAAGGTTTGCGCTTTATCAATGAGATTGAATTCAGACAGAATGTGGCGCTGGATGCTTGGTCGTTAAAGAACCCTCAGATTCACTATAACTTGCGAAGAATCGACGTAGCAGGGGATCTTACTGACCCACTTGATACCCACTATTACTATGAGTTTGGTGCAGGTTTAGTGTTCGATGTACCTTACGATTCTTACTTTTTTGATAATTTCGGTGTTGGAATTAACTTCAATTACGGCAGTTCGCTTAGTGGTGGCAGTTTGCTCTTCTTACTCAATAATTAG
- the thiE gene encoding thiamine phosphate synthase → MNPYKLYLVTDDQQDLETLKFVVEQAVAGGVTMVQVREKHGDVRAFIERAEAVKSILAGTGVPLIINDRVDVALAVDADGLHLGQSDMPAALARKLIGADKILGLSIETEQQLQEADSLPIDYIGLSALFATPTKTNLKKHWGYEGIQMALETTKLPIVGIGGINESNIPQLTETGIHGLALVSAICHAEDPKQATQDLLSLMGE, encoded by the coding sequence ATGAACCCTTATAAACTTTATCTGGTGACAGACGACCAACAAGATTTAGAAACGCTTAAGTTCGTGGTGGAACAAGCGGTTGCAGGTGGCGTCACTATGGTTCAAGTAAGAGAAAAACATGGGGACGTAAGAGCGTTCATTGAGCGTGCAGAGGCCGTTAAATCGATTTTAGCTGGAACGGGTGTGCCCTTGATCATTAATGATCGAGTCGATGTGGCATTGGCGGTTGATGCCGATGGTTTGCACTTGGGGCAATCGGATATGCCTGCCGCGTTAGCACGTAAGCTGATTGGCGCGGATAAGATTCTTGGTTTGTCGATTGAGACGGAGCAGCAGCTACAAGAAGCCGATAGCTTGCCGATTGATTACATAGGCCTTAGTGCGCTGTTTGCGACACCGACCAAGACAAACCTTAAGAAACATTGGGGTTACGAAGGCATTCAAATGGCGTTAGAAACGACCAAACTGCCGATTGTGGGGATTGGCGGTATTAACGAATCGAACATCCCTCAGCTGACTGAAACGGGCATTCATGGATTGGCATTGGTATCTGCGATATGTCATGCAGAAGATCCGAAACAAGCGACGCAGGATTTGCTGTCCCTAATGGGAGAGTGA
- a CDS encoding methyl-accepting chemotaxis protein, translating to MRHLSIALKIKLGYAICLLFFVISGLVSYKGIQTLSNGFSQYSELSHKATLSGNIQVHFLQMRLASERYLESLDDQYEANYQSSKLAIDELLNNLIRTTTNTDSLSSLQLVQDSVAAFDAAYGSMKQSQLLIDQLVNVEMVTRETNALKAAQSLLYESYNNNDPNASLYAGMLMENFLAAKITVLSYSNNNDLKTYEAGKDIFEYALPGIEGDIESLKSSPYQSELIEDFSNQREAYAKGFEQVHQQMIENTQRTATLASIGDSLAISVADAQSILEQQKQALTPELQASEKRSIQIIILLTGVALVIGMTSAVLVTRSITKGIAQVKQITNELSQGNLNVEVNIESKNEIGELLTNMEITIESLRDIVGQVNRSSVRIGEMSESLNQVTNNSSTNATQLNSEMMNISSAVDQLASSTSEIASSANHASQVANQATENVAMGLKEVDKTLHEIGSADESMQVSSQKVTDLHKESMNIGAILEVIKGVSEQTNLLALNAAIEAARAGEQGRGFAVVADEVRTLAKRTQDSASQIDELITSLQRGAKDALESIKESHSTVSDASTQAQQASQNLHVINQHIQDLNQANSQIAVSVDEQDRLTKSLGENAQGANTIAQSNQESVSSISGAASDLTEVAHHLESQVNRFRT from the coding sequence ATGCGCCACCTTTCTATAGCGCTCAAGATCAAGCTGGGATATGCCATCTGCTTGCTCTTTTTCGTCATTTCAGGCCTTGTGAGTTACAAAGGTATTCAAACCTTGTCGAACGGCTTTAGTCAGTACAGTGAACTCAGCCACAAGGCGACATTATCAGGCAACATTCAAGTGCACTTTCTTCAGATGCGTTTAGCCTCCGAACGTTACTTAGAGTCATTGGATGATCAATATGAAGCGAATTATCAATCGAGCAAACTTGCGATTGATGAACTGCTGAACAACTTAATACGAACCACCACCAATACTGATAGCTTGTCGAGCCTGCAATTAGTGCAAGACAGCGTCGCGGCGTTTGATGCGGCTTATGGTTCAATGAAACAGAGCCAACTGCTCATTGACCAGTTAGTTAACGTGGAAATGGTCACACGCGAAACCAACGCACTAAAAGCTGCTCAGAGCTTGTTGTATGAGTCTTACAACAACAACGATCCAAACGCGAGCTTGTACGCGGGCATGTTGATGGAAAACTTCCTCGCCGCCAAGATCACTGTGCTGAGTTACTCAAACAACAACGACCTCAAAACCTATGAAGCCGGTAAAGACATTTTTGAATATGCTCTGCCAGGTATCGAAGGTGATATTGAATCTCTTAAATCATCCCCTTATCAAAGTGAACTGATTGAAGATTTCTCTAACCAACGTGAAGCGTACGCGAAAGGTTTTGAGCAAGTTCATCAACAGATGATTGAGAACACTCAAAGAACCGCTACCCTCGCCTCTATTGGTGATAGCTTGGCTATTTCGGTAGCCGATGCCCAGAGCATTCTCGAACAACAGAAACAAGCATTAACGCCAGAACTGCAAGCTAGTGAAAAGCGCTCGATTCAGATCATCATCTTGCTAACGGGCGTGGCTTTGGTTATTGGCATGACAAGTGCCGTGTTAGTGACTCGTTCTATTACCAAAGGCATCGCACAGGTTAAACAGATCACCAATGAGCTTTCTCAAGGTAACCTGAACGTTGAAGTAAACATTGAGAGCAAGAACGAGATTGGCGAACTGCTGACTAACATGGAGATCACCATTGAATCTCTGCGCGATATCGTAGGCCAAGTGAACCGCTCTAGTGTGCGTATTGGTGAGATGTCTGAATCACTTAACCAAGTGACCAATAACAGCTCGACCAACGCAACACAATTGAACAGTGAAATGATGAACATCTCATCCGCGGTTGACCAACTGGCTTCAAGCACATCAGAAATTGCTTCAAGTGCTAACCACGCCTCTCAAGTAGCGAACCAAGCGACCGAGAATGTCGCAATGGGTCTGAAAGAAGTAGATAAGACACTACATGAGATTGGCAGCGCCGATGAAAGCATGCAGGTCAGTAGCCAGAAAGTGACTGACCTACATAAAGAGTCGATGAACATTGGTGCCATTCTTGAAGTAATCAAGGGCGTTTCTGAGCAAACCAACCTGTTGGCATTGAATGCCGCGATTGAAGCTGCACGTGCCGGTGAGCAAGGTCGTGGATTTGCAGTAGTAGCGGATGAAGTAAGAACGCTCGCCAAGCGTACCCAAGATTCTGCTAGCCAGATTGATGAACTCATCACCTCGCTGCAGCGTGGCGCTAAAGATGCGTTAGAGTCGATCAAAGAGAGCCACAGCACGGTTTCCGATGCTTCAACTCAGGCACAGCAAGCTTCTCAGAACTTACATGTGATTAATCAACACATCCAAGATCTGAATCAGGCCAACAGCCAAATCGCAGTATCGGTTGATGAACAAGATCGTCTCACCAAATCACTCGGTGAAAATGCGCAAGGTGCCAATACCATCGCGCAAAGTAACCAAGAGTCAGTCAGCAGTATTTCAGGTGCAGCGAGCGACTTAACCGAAGTTGCTCACCACCTAGAGAGCCAAGTGAATCGATTTAGAACCTAG
- a CDS encoding carbohydrate porin — protein MAVMVLATSMSTAVYSANFEGPDSVENTISKQKDQQLDWREKLAADGFTFGADYFALGLTSGNGVGGDSVNASSGVARLYGSWHLLGNGTENSGSLVWKVEHRHAYGDTSPKEFGFIGSDQIGYVGLIAPAFSEQGFRVTDLNWKQKINDGKGTIVVGWQDVTNYADVYALASPWSGFTNLAFSTGSGAMGLPDDGVLALSAGHMLGENFYVVGGIADANGKSDDIFDGFDTAFGSDASYFTTLELGWTASQEQIYTDNFHVTFWDFGDDTRHSNSIAAEGGSGVNFSWSQFMTPQVMPFVRGGFSEGDVALYDKSISVGMGYFGLGKPTNNLGVALNWAEVNGDSFEADAKAISGSTEQWTAEIYYNMQFGDLLQVTPDIQYIKDPAFSSESSAWVFGIRARVFI, from the coding sequence ATGGCGGTGATGGTGCTAGCAACCTCAATGAGCACTGCGGTATATAGCGCAAACTTCGAAGGTCCAGATTCGGTTGAAAATACAATTTCAAAACAAAAAGATCAGCAACTGGATTGGCGTGAAAAGCTTGCTGCGGATGGTTTTACATTTGGCGCGGATTACTTTGCTTTAGGCCTTACTTCTGGAAATGGCGTTGGTGGCGATAGCGTTAATGCATCATCAGGCGTCGCACGACTATACGGTTCATGGCATCTACTAGGAAATGGCACAGAGAACTCAGGTAGCTTGGTATGGAAGGTGGAACATAGGCATGCTTATGGTGATACTTCACCAAAAGAGTTTGGCTTTATAGGTTCAGACCAAATTGGGTACGTAGGCTTGATAGCACCAGCTTTCAGTGAGCAAGGTTTTCGAGTTACGGACTTAAATTGGAAGCAAAAAATCAATGACGGTAAAGGCACTATCGTTGTCGGTTGGCAGGACGTGACGAACTACGCCGATGTTTACGCTCTCGCAAGCCCTTGGTCTGGTTTTACGAATTTAGCGTTCTCGACAGGCTCTGGCGCCATGGGACTGCCAGATGATGGCGTACTTGCTCTTTCTGCCGGTCATATGCTGGGCGAGAATTTTTATGTCGTCGGTGGTATCGCTGATGCGAACGGTAAATCAGACGATATTTTTGATGGCTTTGATACCGCTTTTGGTAGCGATGCGTCTTACTTTACGACATTGGAGTTAGGTTGGACGGCTTCGCAAGAGCAAATCTATACCGATAATTTCCACGTGACTTTCTGGGACTTTGGTGACGATACTCGCCATAGTAATAGCATTGCAGCGGAAGGTGGCTCAGGCGTTAATTTCTCATGGAGTCAGTTTATGACTCCGCAAGTGATGCCGTTTGTTCGCGGTGGTTTCTCAGAAGGGGATGTTGCCCTTTACGATAAATCAATTTCCGTTGGTATGGGCTATTTCGGATTAGGAAAACCAACCAATAACCTAGGTGTCGCGCTGAACTGGGCTGAAGTGAACGGTGATTCTTTTGAAGCTGATGCGAAAGCGATAAGTGGCAGCACTGAACAATGGACAGCTGAAATCTACTACAACATGCAGTTTGGCGATCTCCTTCAAGTAACGCCTGATATTCAGTACATCAAAGATCCTGCGTTTTCTAGTGAAAGCAGCGCTTGGGTATTCGGTATTAGAGCGAGAGTGTTTATCTAA
- a CDS encoding LysR family transcriptional regulator, producing the protein MYSFEQLKVFVTVCETGSFSAAARKLKHAQSGVSQSITNLEIAIDQELFNREKNIPVLTNTGKALLPVAKSILDQQKYFDQKVESLTQEDEHELIIAVDESIIDKNFIKIISSLADQFPITHFDIITTSTFDVEDLVRRGKAQIGIIYADGELKVDMDFFLLGQARFLTVSSATHELSQMPVVQDSDLKRYRQCVHRSSKQRELWFTYGISSMLWYANNHRTIIELVEQNVGWANVPEMMVMEGIQKGDLVALPVAHEHGGWITPVGCLVSRSHINGPVLISLIEKLEGYSLQYNQWQAN; encoded by the coding sequence ATGTACAGCTTTGAGCAACTAAAAGTCTTCGTCACTGTGTGTGAAACTGGCTCTTTTTCGGCGGCGGCACGCAAGCTGAAACACGCTCAATCCGGCGTCAGCCAGTCGATCACCAATCTAGAAATTGCCATCGACCAAGAGCTGTTTAACCGAGAGAAAAACATCCCCGTTTTGACCAACACAGGTAAAGCGTTATTGCCTGTCGCCAAGTCGATTCTCGATCAACAAAAGTATTTCGATCAGAAAGTAGAATCACTAACACAAGAAGATGAGCACGAACTGATCATTGCTGTGGATGAGAGCATCATTGATAAGAACTTCATCAAGATAATCAGCTCACTAGCGGATCAATTTCCAATCACGCACTTCGATATTATTACGACCTCAACCTTCGATGTGGAAGACCTAGTCAGACGCGGCAAAGCGCAAATAGGCATCATCTATGCGGATGGTGAACTGAAGGTAGATATGGACTTTTTCTTACTTGGCCAAGCACGCTTTCTCACTGTCAGTTCCGCCACACACGAGCTCAGCCAAATGCCTGTGGTGCAAGATTCCGACTTAAAACGCTATCGCCAATGCGTGCATCGCAGCTCAAAGCAACGAGAGCTGTGGTTTACTTACGGAATTAGCTCAATGCTTTGGTATGCCAATAATCATAGAACCATCATCGAATTGGTCGAACAAAACGTTGGTTGGGCAAATGTGCCTGAAATGATGGTAATGGAAGGCATTCAGAAAGGTGACTTGGTTGCTCTGCCCGTGGCGCACGAGCATGGTGGTTGGATAACCCCTGTCGGTTGTTTGGTATCACGAAGCCACATTAACGGACCAGTGCTAATCAGTTTGATTGAGAAATTAGAAGGGTATTCACTGCAATACAATCAATGGCAGGCAAACTAG
- a CDS encoding DUF3299 domain-containing protein encodes MQKTLSLILSMMSLTIVALPTFAETAMNLEWQDLNSGSHEMKLEMPDLTDQQMRLLQGVIAMSASEEEQAQQQALLLKKTLKEQGVDADEMIALRDEYMKTMKANAEAITTEFDGKKVRVPGFIVPLEFSEGMTAIEFLLVPVAGACIHMPPPPANQIVRVSFPEGFQVQNVQYPVWVEGDFSSNKVTEEVFLVDGKSNLTMGYEMKASMIEDYYEKEN; translated from the coding sequence ATGCAAAAAACGCTTTCTCTTATCCTATCGATGATGTCACTGACTATCGTCGCTTTACCTACCTTTGCTGAAACAGCGATGAATCTTGAGTGGCAAGATCTGAATTCAGGCTCTCACGAAATGAAGTTAGAAATGCCGGATCTCACCGATCAGCAAATGCGTCTATTACAAGGTGTGATAGCAATGAGTGCATCAGAGGAAGAGCAAGCTCAACAACAGGCTTTATTACTCAAAAAAACGCTAAAAGAGCAGGGCGTTGATGCAGATGAAATGATCGCGCTGCGTGACGAATACATGAAAACCATGAAGGCGAACGCTGAAGCAATCACGACAGAGTTTGACGGCAAGAAAGTGCGAGTTCCGGGTTTCATCGTGCCTTTAGAGTTCTCAGAAGGCATGACCGCAATTGAGTTTCTTTTAGTGCCAGTGGCGGGCGCGTGTATTCACATGCCACCACCACCTGCAAACCAGATTGTGCGCGTGTCTTTCCCAGAAGGCTTTCAGGTACAGAACGTTCAATACCCAGTGTGGGTAGAAGGTGACTTTAGCTCCAACAAAGTGACAGAAGAAGTCTTTCTAGTGGACGGCAAAAGTAACCTCACTATGGGTTATGAAATGAAAGCTTCGATGATTGAAGACTATTACGAGAAAGAAAATTAA